Sequence from the Bacillus sp. es.036 genome:
ATCATTTTCATGAACGTCGATTTCCCGCTACCGTTTGACCCTACAAGACCTATGATCTTCCCTTCTGGAATCGTGACATTCACTTCTGATAGGGCATGTTTTGTAAGATATCGCTTTGATACATTCTCAAATGTAATCATGATTGATTCTCCTTTTCGTTCGTAACGTAAGTTCGAATACCTTCAATCATATCTTCTGATGAAAAGCCCATCTGCTTCATATCTTCAATAAAATTCTGGATGTGGTTAATCTTAAGCTGTTCTCGAAGTTCGACCAGTTTTTCTTTTTGCTCTGTTACAAACGTTCCTTGTCCTCGCTTCGTCTCCACGATTTCCATCCTCTCCAGTTCATTGTAAGTTCTCGATACTGTATTAGGATTTACTCCTGATTGAATGGCCATTTCCCTCACAGAAGGAAGCTTTTCACCAGTTTTTCGTTCACCTTTAATAATTTCCCAGCTAATGCGATCCACTAGCTGCAGGTAAATCGGCTTTGAGGGATTAAATTCTTCTCCCATCCGTTACACCTCCACTTTTCGATCAAGTAACCAGCAAGTAATCAAGAATATAACGACTAAAGTGATGATATCGAAAACCACGTTACCAACCGGAAATGGAAAGATTGAAACAGTTAAATCAAACTCCTGCTGACTAACTTCCATATTTAACGGTGAAGGTAGTTGCACATACCCCCACTCCACAAGCACTTCTGAAAGACGGGTTCCACTAAACCACGAACCTAGCCAACTAATGAAAGCAACAAGTACGAGAACAAGGAGAAGCGCCCATTTGCCAATATAGGTTTTCAATACTTGATAAAACGTCCAATAGAAGATAAGCCAAATTCCCATGTAAATAGCCCCTGTTACAATGACGGCTAAAAAGTAAAACCCGAACAACCATACGTTGTCAATTGGAAGCTCCAAAGCAGTTGTCTCTAAGTTGTAAGCTAGAAGTGATAAGCTACTTACAAGACCAATCGAAATTAGTATTGCTAATAAACCATTCAGGAATTTAGCCCCAAGTAAGCGAGCTCCAGATTGAGGATTGTGGAGCCAGAGATGCAGGTTTCTTCCTTCTGTGTTAAGACTAATCAATAAGTACAGGGGTAGAAAGAAAACATGTATCGCTGTTAAGACACCACCAATAATGGCGGTTAAATAAGGGAATTCCCACCTTTCTGATGCTAAGAAGAAACCGATCATTACCAGTAAATCAAATGTTAGGACGCCTAAAAGAAGGG
This genomic interval carries:
- a CDS encoding GntR family transcriptional regulator: MGEEFNPSKPIYLQLVDRISWEIIKGERKTGEKLPSVREMAIQSGVNPNTVSRTYNELERMEIVETKRGQGTFVTEQKEKLVELREQLKINHIQNFIEDMKQMGFSSEDMIEGIRTYVTNEKENQS